A region from the Pseudomonas cucumis genome encodes:
- the ruvC gene encoding crossover junction endodeoxyribonuclease RuvC, whose translation MTLILGIDPGSRITGYGVVRDTGRGCVYVASGCIRTGSGELHERLQIVYRGVREVIQTYGPVTMGIEKVFMARNADSALKLGQARGAAIVAGAEESLEIAEYTATQVKQAVTGTGGANKEQVQMMVMHMLKLTSKPQIDASDALAIAICHAHTRSSLLPHGLGTARSRGGRLRL comes from the coding sequence ATGACTTTAATTCTTGGTATCGACCCCGGTTCGCGTATCACCGGTTATGGCGTGGTACGTGATACCGGGCGTGGTTGCGTGTACGTGGCGTCGGGTTGCATTCGCACGGGCTCCGGCGAGCTGCATGAGCGTCTGCAAATCGTCTATCGGGGCGTGCGTGAAGTGATCCAGACCTATGGCCCGGTAACCATGGGCATCGAAAAAGTCTTCATGGCCCGCAATGCTGACTCCGCGCTCAAACTCGGTCAGGCTCGCGGCGCAGCCATCGTGGCCGGGGCCGAGGAAAGCCTGGAAATTGCCGAATACACCGCGACCCAAGTCAAGCAGGCGGTGACCGGCACCGGTGGGGCGAACAAGGAACAAGTGCAAATGATGGTCATGCACATGCTGAAATTGACCAGCAAGCCGCAAATCGATGCTTCGGATGCCCTGGCCATTGCGATTTGCCACGCTCACACCCGGTCCAGTCTGTTGCCTCATGGTCTGGGTACAGCACGCAGTCGTGGCGGGCGCCTGCGTCTCTGA